The following coding sequences are from one Ornithodoros turicata isolate Travis chromosome 1, ASM3712646v1, whole genome shotgun sequence window:
- the LOC135378663 gene encoding uncharacterized protein LOC135378663, with product MAGEKRGRYKLYLEPSQERPKVPRQTLFNDRRRASVHPASSGLQDTIEDEVEGAQTPENDESCGSCESDSDDLNDISDQDELDDLLATPRDISAEEEFEDRLPTAPNPNPLREEDNAEVDTNVDAEFEDILRDYGDEKLPYQNTTVLQGLLLILTYVVSAGLSWSQVDLLLKLINALLGKDVFPNSKYGFRKLWNLRKKGTMNMHYFCGTCNYEMLPVSTDIGAMLQCKICSRKTTEQVLIREGKFFVTLDLRRQLQHLLRHTGTIVGSNLQRIASSQRSSDCSDITDGALYHETRQRFCMTSDDLTLTINTDGSPVFKSSKSSVWPIQVMLNELSVLHRWRHIIVAGLWFAKEHPPTHLFMKAFVDEVIKVGTIAWTYGSTLVRSRIFPILSCVDSPARAALLNHKQYNGYYGCPWCMQQGTIVEGIIKYPYEEDVIERTHDLVVHTMKAAAREGRVIDGIKGLSPLVKLSSLDLVWGFPPDYLHCVLEGVTAQLTDLWLTTTGAPWYIGNKLQLLNDRIALIHPPLTFTRLPRGVSEKALWKATEWKYWLLYYALPCLQGVLPDRFLRHFALLSHSTYLLLKKTVTERDIAQASKLLKTFVQQVSALYGEAAATFNVHQLLHLAKSVRLTGPLWATSTFPFEGGNGGILKLVSAAKGVPMQVTERCVMQQALEYLTRVTAMPPRLETRRLQISATKTKSYETHVLGSPVVRPGALENFVLELFQRHFGTLPEITEFFRARIHGFVLHSATYTRTEKTCSQYIQGASGDYYRVMHIFSVKEEIILVCQRLLTSEAFGVSYLHRCEHPPQQEGLCLLFKDDICALCIHIQQKTSCFVADIPNDYETD from the exons ATGGCAGGTGAGAAACGGGGGAGGTACAAGCTCTACCTGGAACCAAGTCAGGAAAGGCCCAAAGTGCCAAGACAAACATTGTTTAATGATCGGCGTCGCGCATCTGTCCACCCAGCTTCGTCA GGACTGCAGGACACCATTGAGGATGAAGTCGAAGGAGCGCAGACTCCGGAGAATGACGAGAGCTGTGGCTCCTGCGAGAGTGACTCAGATGATCTGAACGACATCTCTGATCAGGATGAGCTAGACGATCTACTTGCAACACCACGCGACATCTCTGCTGAGGAAGAGTTTGAAGATCGACTTCCAACCGCACCAAACCCGAATCCACTCAGGGAAGAAGACAACGCAGAAGTCGATACTAACGTAGACGCCGAATTCGAAGATATTCTCAGAGATTATGGCGATGAAAAGCTACCATACCAAAACACGACCGTGTTGCAGGGCTTGCTACTTATATTAACATATGTGGTTTCAGCTGGCTTATCCTGGAGTCAAGTTGATCTTCTGTTGAAGCTTATCAATGCTCTTCTTGGAAAAGATGTATTTCCAAACAGCAAATATGGCTTCCGCAAGCTTTGGAATCTACGAAAGAAGGGCACGATGAACATGCATTATTTTTGTGGCACCTGCAATTACGAAATGCTTCCTGTGTCAACTGATATCGGTGCCATGCTGCAGTGCAAGATCTGCTCACGTAAAACCACTGAGCAGGTGCTAATCAGAGAAGGCAAATTTTTTGTAACACTtgaccttcgtcgacagttgcAACACCTTCTGAGACATACTGGTACCATTGTGGGAAGTAATCTACAGCGCATTGCATCCTCGCAAAGATCGTCAGACTGCAGTGACATAACCGATGGCGCACTATACCACGAAACACGGCAACGGTTCTGCATGACCAGCGATGACCTGACACTTACCATCAATACAGATGGGTCTCCGGTATTCAAATCAAGCAAATCGTCAGTCTGGCCAATACAAGTTATGCTCAACGAACTCAGTGTCCTACATCGATGGAGACACATAATTGTAGCCGGATTATGGTTTGCCAAGGAACACCCGCCAACCCATCTGTTTATGAAGGCATTTGTTGATGAGGTCATCAAGGTTGGAACCATCGCATGGACATATGGCAGCACTCTTGTACGCTCACGCATCTTTCCCATCCTGAGCTGTGTAGATTCCCCTGCCCGTGCAGCGCTACTAAATCACAAGCAGTACAATGGGTACTATGGTTGCCCATGGTGTATGCAACAAGGAACCATTGTTGAAG GCATAATTAAGTACCCCTATGAAGAGGACGTCATCGAAAGAACGCATGATTTGGTGGTACATACAATGAAGGCTGCTGCTCGTGAAGGCCGTGTTATAGATGGCATCAAGGGCCTCTCTCCGCTTGTGAAACTTTCAAGCCTTGATTTAGTCTGGGGGTTCCCACCTGATTACCTCCACTGTGTTTTAGAAGGCGTTACAGCACAGCTCACAGATCTATGGCTTACTACAACTGGAGCGCCTTGGTACATTGGGAACAAACTACAGCTACTTAATGACCGTATTGCTCTGATCCATCCACCACTGACATTTACCCGTCTACCAAGAGGTGTTAGCGAAAAGGCTCTATGGAAAGCAACAGAATGGAAATATTGGCTTCTGTATTATGCTCTTCCATGCTTGCAAGGTGTGCTGCCAGATAGGTTTCTGAGACACTTTGCCCTTCTCAGCCACAGCACTTACTTGTTGCTTAAAAAAACGGTCACGGAAAGAGATATCGCACAAGCTAGCAAGTTGCTTAAGACCTTCGTTCAGCAAGTCTCAGCACTGTATGGGGAAGCAGCAGCCACGTTCAATGTGCACCAATTGCTCCATCTGGCAAAATCGGTGAGACTGACAGGGCCACTCTGGGCAACATCAACTTTTCCATTTGAGGGTGGCAATGGTGGTATTCTAAAACTGGTTTCTGCTGCAAAGGGCGTCCCAATGCAAGTGACTGAACGGTGCGTCATGCAACAAGCTCTGGAATACCTCACGAGGGTAACTGCTATGCCGCCTCGGTTGGAGACTCGTCGACTGCAAATTTCGGCAACAAAAACTAAGTCTTATGAGACACATGTTCTAGGGAGTCCAGTAGTGCGTCCTGGCGCTCTGGAGAACTTTGTACTTGAGCTTTTCCAGCGTCACTTTGGGACTTTGCCTGAAATTACTGAATTTTTCAGGGCACGTATTCATGGTTTTGTTCTTCACAGTGCCACATACACACGAACGGAAAAGACGTGTTCCCAGTATATTCAAGGAGCAAGCGGGGATTATTACAGGGTGATGCATATATTTAGTGTTAAAGAGGAAATCATTCTTGTATGCCAAAGACTACTGACATCAGAAGCCTTCGGTGTTTCATACTTGCACCGGTGTGAacacccaccacaacaggaagGTCTGTGCCTGCTATTCAAAGACGATATATGTGCGTTGTGCATACACATTCAGCAAAAAACAAGTTGTTTTGTTGCAGACATCCCAAACGACTATGAGACGGATTAg